CCGGAGAGAAGAAGCTGGAGATGGACCGGCGGCTGATCCGGGAGCGGATCGGCCAGCTGAACCGGGAACTGAAGGCGGTCCAGAGGCACCGGCAGGTTACCCGGGAGCAGCGGATGGAAAGCCTTATTCCGGTGGCGGCCATCGTAGGATATACCAACGCGGGAAAGTCCACCCTTCTCAACACCCTGACCGGAGCGGGGATCCTGGCGGAGGATAAGCTTTTCGCCACCCTGGATCCCACAACAAGGAATCTGAAGCTGCCGGCAGGCCAGGAGATCCTGCTGACCGATACGGTGGGATTTATCCGCAAGCTTCCCCATCATCTGATCGAGGCCTTCCGGAGCACGTTGGAAGAAGCCCGCTACGCGGATCTGATCATCCATATGGCAGATGTGTCCAATCCCCAGGTGGAGGCTCAGATGCACACTGTCTATGAAACGCTCCGGGAGCTGGGCGTGGAGGATAAACCGGTGATCACGGTGTTAAATAAGAAGGATCTGGTAGAAGACCTTCCGGTGATCCGGGACTTCCGGGCGGACTGTACCGTGGCTCTGTCGGCAAAGACAGGGGAAGGCCTGGAAGAATTCCTGCACATGATCGAGGGAGTCCTGCGATCCAGGGAGATCCATATCGAAGAGATCTATCCCTACCGGGACGGCGGGAAGATCCAGCTGATCCGCAGATATGGCGAGATCGAAGAGGAAGCGTACCAGGAGGAAGGGATCCGGATCAAGGCGTACCTACCTGCCAGGCTCTATGACAAGGTGCGCCCCTCCTGGGGAGAATAGCCAAAAAGCTTGCGGTAGGCCCGGGAGAAGGTGGAGTAATCCCGGTAGCCGCATTCGTAACAGGACTGGGCGGGGGACAGACCGGACAGGATCAGTTCCCTGGCAAGAAGGAGACGTTTCTGGGAGATATAGCTGCCAATGGTGCAGCCGGTCTCCTGCTTGAAGGTCCGCATCATATGATATTTGCTGATATAGAAGATCTCAGAAAGCCGGTCGATGGACAGGTCTTCCGGGAGATTTTCATTGATATACTGGAGAATGGCGCTGACCTTGGTGCCATTCTTTTCTGTATCCAGGAATTCCAACCGGTTCCGGCGGGCGCCCCGATTCAGATGGACCATGAACTCAAGGAACAGAAGCTGGCGGTAGAGAGTGGCGGCGTATCCCTGGTCGGAAAAAGACTGTTCCAGCCGGTTGATGGCGTGGAAGAGAGGACTTTTCTCCAGGGAAGGGATACGAAGGACGTTGGAGCCTTCCTCGTAGGCCTTCCGGAAGCAGAAGCTTAAGTCATAATCGGAAGTCTGGTAGGCTTCGATGAAGGCAGGGGATATATATACGATGATCCGCTCATAAGGCGCCCGGTTATCCACAGTGAGGCGGTGCAGATCATTGTGCTTGACCAGGACGATGTCGTAGGGCTTCAGTTCATAGGAGCGGCCTTCCACCACGTAGGTGACCTGCCCTTTGATGAAAATGGTGATCTTGTCGAAGTCGTGATAGTGGTATTCGATCTCCCGGGTCTCCTGGTCTGTCAGGTGGAACAGGCGGAACTGCCCGTCCAGATATCCCTTTTTCGCATACTGCGCCATAGAAGTTTCACCTCTTCCTGTGATTCTTTTATCAGTTTACCAAAAAAAGAGCAGGATTTGCAATAAAAATGGCAGGATTTGCATTGAAAGTGTAAATCATGCCTGATATGATAAAAGAAAAGTGAAACCGAAAAGATCCAAGGAGGATAGATTATGAAGGTTGTGCTGGAGCGTTATCATGGGCTGGGAAACGACTATGTAGTGTTCGATCCCAACAGGAATGAACTGGAACTGAGAGAAGAAAATGTCCGGATGATCTGTGACCGGAACGAAGGGCTGGGGGCAGACGGAGTCCTGGAAGGCCCGATCCTGAAGGAAGAGGGAATGTATGTCAAGGTATGGAATCCTGACGGAAGTGAGTCTGAGACCAGTGGAAACGGAGTCCGGATCTTTGCCAAATATCTGAAGGACGCAGATTATGTACAGAAGAAGCATTTTACCTTATATACCGGAAACGGCCCGGTGGAAGTGACCTTTCTGAACGAAGAGGGCAGCCGCCTGCGGGTTTCCATGGGCAAGCTTTCCTTCTGGAGCGATGATATCCCGGTAACCGGGGAGCGCAGGGAAGTGATCAACGAAGATATGGTCTTTGGACGGACCCTGTATCCGGTGACCTGCGTCAGCATCGGGAATCCCCACTGTGTGATCCCCATGCGGGAGGTGTCCAAGCCTCTGGTGTGCAAGATCGGAGATTACGCGGAGATCGCCAGATATTTCCCTAACCGGATCAACACCCAGATCATGAAGGTGATCGACAAAGAACATGTAGCGATTGAGATCTACGAGCGGGGAGCCGGATATACCCGGGCTTCCGGGACAGGAGCCTGCGCGGCCGCGGGCGTGGCCTACAAGCTGGGGTTGACCAACAACAAAGTGATCGTCCACATGCCCGGCGGGGATCTGCAGATAGAGGTGGAAGACGACTGGAACGTATATATGACAGGCGACGTCTTCTATGTGGCCAAGATCACGCTGAGCAATGAATTTGTAGAAAAATTAAGAAGTGTATAGTATACTAAGGCATAGGAGGAACACCTATGCCTTTAAAATTTGTATTCGGCCCTTCCGGGTCCGGAAAATCCTATCAGCTGTATCATCAGATCATTGAAGAATCTATGGCGCATCCAGAGCGCTCTTATATTGTCCTTGTGCCGGAGCAGTTTACCATGCAGACGCAGAAGGACCTTGTCATGCTGCATCCACGAAAAGGGATCATGAATATTGACGTGTTAAGTTTCGGCCGCCTGGCTTACCGGGTATTCGAAGAGACAGGGGGAGGTCTGCTCCCTGTGCTGGACGATGAGGGAAAGAACCTGATCCTC
This window of the Massilistercora timonensis genome carries:
- the hflX gene encoding GTPase HflX, which gives rise to MIELAKEQEKVILVGVSLPGQEDTGQLLDELAFLADTAGAREVGRVIQSRDQIHPGTYVGTGKIMEIKDLLWETDASGIICDDELSPAQMKNLQDELEVKVLDRTLLILDIFAARARTSEGKIQVELAQLKYRQTRLAGFGTALSRLGGGIGTRGPGEKKLEMDRRLIRERIGQLNRELKAVQRHRQVTREQRMESLIPVAAIVGYTNAGKSTLLNTLTGAGILAEDKLFATLDPTTRNLKLPAGQEILLTDTVGFIRKLPHHLIEAFRSTLEEARYADLIIHMADVSNPQVEAQMHTVYETLRELGVEDKPVITVLNKKDLVEDLPVIRDFRADCTVALSAKTGEGLEEFLHMIEGVLRSREIHIEEIYPYRDGGKIQLIRRYGEIEEEAYQEEGIRIKAYLPARLYDKVRPSWGE
- a CDS encoding AraC family transcriptional regulator, which gives rise to MAQYAKKGYLDGQFRLFHLTDQETREIEYHYHDFDKITIFIKGQVTYVVEGRSYELKPYDIVLVKHNDLHRLTVDNRAPYERIIVYISPAFIEAYQTSDYDLSFCFRKAYEEGSNVLRIPSLEKSPLFHAINRLEQSFSDQGYAATLYRQLLFLEFMVHLNRGARRNRLEFLDTEKNGTKVSAILQYINENLPEDLSIDRLSEIFYISKYHMMRTFKQETGCTIGSYISQKRLLLARELILSGLSPAQSCYECGYRDYSTFSRAYRKLFGYSPQEGRTLS
- the dapF gene encoding diaminopimelate epimerase, translated to MKVVLERYHGLGNDYVVFDPNRNELELREENVRMICDRNEGLGADGVLEGPILKEEGMYVKVWNPDGSESETSGNGVRIFAKYLKDADYVQKKHFTLYTGNGPVEVTFLNEEGSRLRVSMGKLSFWSDDIPVTGERREVINEDMVFGRTLYPVTCVSIGNPHCVIPMREVSKPLVCKIGDYAEIARYFPNRINTQIMKVIDKEHVAIEIYERGAGYTRASGTGACAAAGVAYKLGLTNNKVIVHMPGGDLQIEVEDDWNVYMTGDVFYVAKITLSNEFVEKLRSV